A single Cucumis melo cultivar AY chromosome 4, USDA_Cmelo_AY_1.0, whole genome shotgun sequence DNA region contains:
- the LOC127148772 gene encoding uncharacterized protein C713.09-like: MFEKTIFGPLLNVNMVFNGQLIHHFLLRQIPEDGNADGICFSVLGKNVRFTQKEFNIITGLWPTNNPLEKDCDSKRLQSLLFGSENKKVITCLEIEEIFKNFEFTNDDDAVKVALAVFIETVMVGKDKKTQFDMDILERVDDEEAFKSFDWSTFFYTRLLNSLKTSLQGKKEAYELKKTRSSKAVSYYNIKGYVLAFQVWAYEVLSTANEHLATRNSKGLIPRILRWNCTQAPSYKMLQNNIFDNKNTVVQPKLKMSTQEKAFMESRIRGDDNMQMEEDESIGAMNNKSLEQSDSSPQREQLSPQREQSQTVAEESEMHPITKKKHFRSKKSNDKEERSHSKSYKKLKKEIKEVRKDLSTLTSIVCRMDDTITKQSLELYEMKQMLERLVQNQTENQGNDHTDQNDNEYVVQEQHTHQQPTEEQHTEHQEETQMEHQEERGSDISIDGRDADLLMTIRDISDSLSHQIQKESDLPQMITTLPFVSQPLALCELAPMDQTVQIVNEESQLETTKKQVEMKKNDEAVTLVEKEPVTVPDKDVEEKPIKRRKLCK, translated from the exons atgttcgaaaaaacaatttttggtccattgctgaatgtgaacatggtattcaacggccagttgatccatcatttcttgctgaggcagatacctgaagacggtaacgcagatggaatctgtttctcggttttagggaagaacgtccgttttacccaaaaggaattcaacatcataactggattgtggccaacaaacaatccattggagaaagattgcgatagcaagcgactacaaagtcttctattcggatcagaaaataagaaagtaataacatgcttggaaattgaggaaattttcaagaattttgagtttacaaatgatgacgatgctgtgaaggtcgccttggccgtctttattgaaactgtgatggtcgggaaggataagaaaacacagtttgacatggatattttggaaagagttgatgatgaagaagcatttaaaagcttcgattggtcaactttcttctacactcgtctgctcaacagtttaaagacaagtctccaaggcaaaaaagaagcatacgagctgaagaagacacgaagttccaaagcagtgtcatactataacatcaaaggctacgtgcttgcttttcag gtgtgggcttatgaagtactctcaaccgcaaatgagcacctggccacaagaaacagtaagggattaatccctaggatattgagatggaattgtacacaagctccatcttacaaaatgctgcagaataacatattcgacaacaaaaat actgttgttcaacctaaactcaagatgtcaacccaagagaaggctttcatggagagtcgaattcgaggggatgataacatgcaaatggaggaggatgaatccattggagcaatgaacaacaaatcattggagcaatcagactcatctccacaaagagaacaactgtcaccccaaagggaacaaagtcaaacagtggctgaggagtctgaaatgcatccaatcaccaagaagaaacatttcagatcaaagaagtcgaatgacaaagaagaacgaagtcattcaaaatcctacaagaaactgaagaaggaaataaaagaagttcgtaaggatttatccacactgacttctatagtctgtaggatggatgacacaatcacaaagcagtcattggagctgtatgaaatgaagcagatgctggagagattggtccag aatcaaactgaaaatcaagggaatgatcatactgatcagaatgacaatgagtatgttgttcaagaacaacatactcatcaacaacctactgaagaacaacatactgaacatcaagaggaaacccaaat ggaacatcaagaggaacgtggtagtgatataagcatagacggtagggatgcagacttgctaatgactataagagatatatcggatagtctaagtcatcaaattcagaaagaaTCAGACCTGCCACagatgattactacccttccatttgtgagccaacctcttgcactttgtgaattggctccaatggatcaaactgtacaaattgtaaatgaagaatctcaactg gaaacaacaaaaaaacaggttgagatgaaaaaaaatgatgaagcagttactttggttgaaaaagaaccagtaactgtgcctgataaagatgtggaagaaaaaccaataaagagaagaaagctatgtaaatag